A single genomic interval of Chloroflexia bacterium SDU3-3 harbors:
- a CDS encoding glycoside hydrolase, whose protein sequence is MRNLHSTLSQQIRRGLTIAIAATIALGASGLASTPAKATAANPYLFPYNQATNITFNISDVTAAWQQWKAATITSTNAGGGIKLRVMGGTDSSSTTSEGQSYGILFASIFDEQSTLDGLWLYARDYLDKYGLMHWHIYSNNTYEAGAATDADEDMALGLLNACIKVQKGAWPASPNGIDYCAASKSMINAIYQYEVDKPGSEPAAGLPSNQGGELIPGDSWVLNGQYPEGIVNLSYFSPAYYTVFGKFTGKTSEWNTVIARNYAITNLAQGKAGNCSKLVSNWNQYDGDPQAVSWQGDTSYYWGWDAARFAWRVAVDKAWYNSANAQETANELGGFFSSVGIGNVKAQYKLDGTSLDGYHSTYFVAHAASAIWAAPSPSAVSCGAASGSLKTSPQQAYNEVLNTKEASGDGVYFNNSWRLFAMLLMTGNFPNFYELANSGTATATPVTPTKTTAPTATPTKTTAPTATPTKTTAPTATKTTAPTTVTPATATKTAQATATKTAQATATKTAQATATKTAAPTKTAAPTSTKTAAPTPTKAAEAPQGNVYLPLIAR, encoded by the coding sequence ATGCGCAATCTTCACAGCACTCTTTCCCAGCAGATCAGGCGCGGGCTTACGATCGCTATCGCCGCCACCATCGCCCTGGGGGCCAGCGGTCTGGCCAGCACCCCAGCCAAGGCCACCGCCGCCAACCCCTACCTGTTCCCCTACAACCAGGCCACCAACATCACCTTCAATATCAGCGATGTGACTGCGGCATGGCAGCAGTGGAAGGCCGCCACGATCACATCCACCAACGCGGGCGGCGGCATCAAGCTGCGCGTGATGGGCGGCACCGACAGCAGCAGCACCACATCCGAGGGCCAGAGCTACGGCATCCTGTTCGCCTCGATCTTCGACGAGCAGAGCACGCTGGATGGCCTGTGGCTGTACGCCCGCGACTACCTAGACAAGTACGGCCTGATGCACTGGCACATCTACAGCAACAACACCTACGAGGCCGGCGCGGCCACCGACGCCGACGAGGACATGGCGCTGGGCCTGCTGAACGCCTGCATCAAGGTGCAGAAGGGCGCGTGGCCCGCAAGCCCCAACGGCATCGACTACTGCGCCGCATCCAAATCGATGATCAACGCCATCTACCAGTACGAGGTGGACAAGCCCGGCAGCGAGCCAGCGGCGGGCCTGCCCAGCAACCAGGGCGGCGAGCTGATCCCCGGCGACAGCTGGGTGCTCAACGGCCAGTACCCCGAGGGCATCGTGAACCTCTCGTACTTCTCGCCAGCCTACTACACCGTGTTCGGCAAGTTCACCGGCAAGACCAGCGAGTGGAACACGGTGATCGCGCGCAACTACGCGATCACCAACCTGGCCCAGGGCAAGGCCGGCAACTGCTCGAAGCTGGTCTCGAACTGGAACCAGTACGACGGCGACCCGCAGGCGGTCTCGTGGCAGGGCGATACCTCGTACTACTGGGGCTGGGATGCGGCGCGCTTCGCCTGGCGCGTGGCCGTGGACAAGGCCTGGTACAACAGCGCCAACGCCCAGGAGACCGCCAACGAGCTGGGCGGCTTCTTCAGCAGCGTGGGCATCGGCAATGTGAAGGCCCAGTACAAGCTGGACGGCACCTCGCTCGACGGCTACCACAGCACCTACTTCGTGGCCCACGCCGCCTCGGCGATCTGGGCGGCCCCCAGCCCCAGCGCGGTAAGCTGCGGCGCGGCCTCTGGCTCGCTCAAAACCAGCCCGCAGCAGGCCTACAACGAGGTGCTGAACACCAAAGAGGCCTCGGGCGACGGCGTGTACTTCAACAACTCGTGGCGGCTGTTCGCTATGCTGCTGATGACCGGCAACTTCCCCAACTTCTACGAGCTGGCCAACAGTGGCACCGCCACCGCCACGCCGGTGACGCCGACCAAGACCACCGCGCCTACCGCCACCCCGACTAAGACCACCGCGCCCACCGCCACTCCGACCAAGACCACCGCGCCTACCGCCACCAAGACCACCGCGCCTACGACGGTCACCCCTGCGACCGCCACCAAGACAGCCCAGGCCACTGCCACCAAGACAGCCCAGGCCACTGCCACCAAGACAGCCCAGGCCACTGCCACCAAGACGGCAGCACCTACGAAAACGGCAGCACCTACGTCAACAAAGACCGCCGCACCCACGCCAACCAAGGCCGCCGAGGCCCCGCAGGGCAACGTGTACCTGCCGCTGATCGCCCGCTAG
- a CDS encoding pectate lyase, which produces MNTFWATTKRARYALSATSAAILAITTVPFLGHATPRAQAASCAVAYEVNQWSGGFTANVTITNGGAALSGWTLTWNFAGDQAISSAWNASVTQSGKAVSATNMSYNGSIPTGGTQSFGFQATFSGTNAAPASFALNGVTCGGTGATATPAPATSTPAPATPTRTPTGATATPTRTPAPTATTAPTTGWPTANGSQPVSSSISVKSGQVYDGGMKRFYGTGDLGSGGQNEGQDPIFDLAAGATLKNVILGAPAADGVHCAGSCTLENVWWEDVGEDAATFRGSSSSNTYLVNGGGARKASDKVFQHNGAGTLTIQNFQVDNFGKLYRSCGNCSTQYKRNVVLKNITATYPGTALVGINTNYGDTARFSGITIKNDSSKKLVICQKYIGNDDGDEPTTNGSGADGTYCIYSSSDITYK; this is translated from the coding sequence ATGAACACATTTTGGGCTACGACGAAACGCGCTCGATATGCGCTGTCCGCCACATCGGCGGCCATCCTGGCGATCACCACGGTGCCGTTTTTGGGCCACGCGACGCCGCGCGCCCAGGCGGCCAGCTGCGCGGTGGCCTACGAGGTCAACCAGTGGTCGGGCGGCTTCACGGCGAATGTGACGATCACGAACGGCGGGGCGGCGCTGAGCGGCTGGACGCTGACCTGGAACTTCGCGGGCGATCAGGCGATCAGCAGCGCCTGGAACGCCAGCGTGACCCAGAGCGGCAAGGCCGTCTCGGCCACCAACATGAGCTACAACGGCAGCATCCCCACCGGCGGCACGCAGAGCTTTGGCTTCCAAGCCACCTTCAGCGGCACCAACGCGGCCCCGGCCAGCTTCGCCCTGAACGGTGTGACGTGCGGCGGCACCGGTGCGACGGCCACGCCCGCGCCCGCCACCAGCACCCCCGCGCCCGCTACGCCCACCAGGACGCCCACTGGCGCGACGGCCACGCCCACCAGGACGCCCGCGCCCACCGCCACCACCGCCCCGACCACCGGCTGGCCCACGGCCAACGGCTCGCAGCCCGTGAGCAGCTCGATCAGTGTCAAGTCGGGCCAGGTCTACGACGGCGGTATGAAGCGCTTCTACGGCACCGGCGATCTAGGCAGCGGCGGCCAGAACGAGGGCCAGGATCCGATCTTCGACCTGGCCGCAGGCGCGACCCTGAAGAACGTGATCTTGGGTGCACCAGCCGCCGATGGCGTGCACTGTGCGGGCAGCTGCACCCTGGAGAACGTGTGGTGGGAGGATGTGGGCGAGGACGCGGCGACCTTCCGGGGCAGCTCGTCATCCAACACCTACCTGGTGAATGGCGGCGGCGCGCGCAAGGCCTCGGACAAGGTGTTCCAGCACAACGGCGCGGGCACGCTCACCATCCAGAACTTCCAGGTCGATAACTTCGGCAAGCTGTACCGCTCGTGCGGCAACTGCTCGACGCAGTACAAGCGCAACGTGGTGCTGAAGAACATCACCGCCACCTACCCCGGCACGGCGCTGGTGGGCATCAACACCAACTACGGCGATACCGCGCGCTTCTCGGGCATCACCATCAAGAACGACAGCTCGAAGAAGCTGGTGATCTGCCAGAAGTACATCGGCAACGACGACGGCGATGAGCCCACCACCAACGGCAGCGGGGCCGACGGCACCTACTGCATCTACAGCAGCTCGGACATCACCTACAAATAG
- a CDS encoding pectate lyase — MKLTRITPFVGALGALLLVFSAVPGVANGAESAMADAATSWPTPTSSQAVSASIPVKSGQVYDGGMKRFYGTGALGSGGQNEGQDPIFDLAAGATLKNVIIGSPAADGVHCAGSCTLENVWWEDVGEDAATFRGSSSSNTYLVNGGGARKASDKVFQHNGAGTLTIQNFQVNDFGKLYRSCGNCSTQYKRNVVLKNVTVTVPGKTLVGINSNYGDTAKFSGITIVGDSSKKIVICQKYIGNNTGAEPPTNGKGPDSTNCLYTTSNITYK; from the coding sequence ATGAAACTCACCCGTATCACGCCGTTTGTTGGCGCTTTGGGAGCGCTTCTTTTGGTCTTCTCGGCGGTGCCGGGCGTGGCCAATGGCGCAGAGTCGGCCATGGCCGATGCCGCCACCAGCTGGCCGACGCCCACATCCAGCCAGGCGGTCTCGGCCTCGATCCCGGTCAAATCGGGCCAGGTCTACGACGGCGGCATGAAGCGCTTCTACGGCACCGGCGCGCTGGGCAGCGGCGGCCAGAACGAGGGCCAAGACCCGATCTTCGACCTAGCCGCAGGCGCCACGCTGAAGAATGTGATCATCGGCTCGCCTGCCGCCGATGGCGTGCACTGCGCGGGCAGCTGCACCCTGGAGAACGTGTGGTGGGAGGATGTGGGCGAGGACGCGGCGACCTTCCGGGGCAGCTCGTCATCCAACACCTACCTGGTGAACGGCGGCGGCGCGCGCAAGGCCTCGGACAAGGTGTTCCAGCACAACGGCGCGGGCACGCTCACCATCCAGAACTTCCAGGTCAACGACTTCGGCAAGCTGTACCGCTCGTGCGGTAACTGCTCGACGCAGTACAAGCGCAATGTGGTGCTGAAGAATGTCACCGTCACCGTGCCCGGCAAGACGCTGGTAGGCATCAATAGCAACTACGGCGACACCGCCAAGTTCTCGGGCATCACGATCGTGGGCGACAGCTCGAAGAAGATCGTGATCTGCCAGAAGTACATCGGCAACAACACCGGGGCCGAGCCGCCCACCAACGGCAAGGGGCCGGACAGCACCAACTGCCTCTACACCACCTCGAACATCACCTACAAGTAG